In one window of Gudongella oleilytica DNA:
- a CDS encoding sodium-translocating pyrophosphatase, whose translation MDFILIAAPLTGVVALLFAFYKASTINKVSPGNDRMKEISTYIQEGAMAFLSRQYKSLAIFIVSLFVVLALLINITTAITFVFGAAFSMLAGYFGMKVATKANVRTANAAMESGMTKALNVAFSGGAVMGMSVVGLGIIGVGVSYIIFKDPAIITGFGLGASSIALFARVGGGIYTKAADVGADLVGKVEAGIPEDDPRNPAVIADNVGDNVGDVAGMGADLFESYVGAIISAITLGLVAFGEQGVLFALALAAVGILASIVGAFFVKGDADPQKSLNKGTLVSSIVTMVAAAFLSQVILGAFAPFVAIMAGLVVGLAIAKITEMFTSADYRPVKRIAKESETGASTNIIGGLSVGMMSTAAPIIVIAIGILVAYYVAGGNAEPAKGLYGIALAAVGMLSTAGMTIAVDAYGPIADNAGGIAEMCHLPKEVRKITDKLDSVGNTTAAIGKGFAIGSAALTALALFASYTQAVKLASIDITKPTVIAGLLIGGMLPFLFGALTMDAVGKAAFKMIEEVRRQFREIPGIMEGTATPEYATCVDISTKAALKEMIVPGMLAVVVPIAIGLILGAEALGGLLAGALVTGVLMAIFMSNAGGAWDNAKKYIEEGNHGGKGSEAHKAAVTGDTVGDPFKDTSGPSMNILIKLMTIVALVFAQVFVTYGGKLF comes from the coding sequence ATGGATTTTATTTTGATCGCCGCTCCATTGACTGGAGTGGTTGCTTTGTTGTTTGCATTCTACAAAGCATCAACTATCAACAAGGTAAGCCCAGGCAACGACCGAATGAAAGAAATTTCAACCTACATCCAGGAAGGTGCCATGGCATTCCTGTCAAGACAATATAAGTCATTGGCAATCTTTATCGTATCATTATTCGTAGTACTGGCATTATTGATCAATATTACTACAGCAATAACTTTCGTATTCGGGGCCGCATTCTCAATGCTTGCAGGCTACTTTGGAATGAAGGTTGCAACAAAAGCAAATGTAAGAACAGCTAATGCTGCTATGGAAAGTGGAATGACCAAAGCTCTTAACGTTGCATTCTCAGGAGGGGCAGTTATGGGAATGAGCGTAGTAGGACTTGGCATCATTGGCGTTGGAGTTTCTTACATTATTTTTAAAGATCCGGCGATCATTACAGGATTTGGATTGGGCGCTTCATCAATTGCACTTTTTGCAAGAGTTGGTGGAGGTATTTACACTAAGGCAGCAGACGTTGGAGCTGACCTTGTTGGTAAGGTGGAGGCAGGGATCCCAGAGGATGACCCAAGAAACCCGGCGGTAATCGCTGATAACGTTGGTGACAACGTTGGTGACGTAGCAGGAATGGGTGCTGACCTTTTTGAGTCTTATGTCGGAGCGATAATATCGGCTATAACTCTTGGATTGGTAGCATTTGGGGAGCAAGGTGTACTGTTTGCACTTGCTTTGGCAGCAGTCGGTATTTTAGCTTCAATTGTTGGAGCATTTTTCGTTAAGGGTGATGCAGACCCACAAAAATCACTTAACAAAGGTACGCTTGTAAGCTCAATAGTGACAATGGTAGCAGCTGCATTTTTAAGTCAGGTCATATTGGGAGCTTTTGCGCCATTTGTAGCTATAATGGCAGGACTTGTAGTTGGACTTGCTATTGCAAAAATAACTGAGATGTTTACATCAGCAGACTACAGGCCAGTTAAGAGGATAGCAAAGGAATCTGAAACAGGAGCCTCAACAAATATAATCGGGGGCCTCTCAGTTGGAATGATGTCAACAGCAGCTCCAATCATTGTAATTGCAATCGGTATTCTTGTGGCATACTATGTGGCAGGCGGAAATGCTGAGCCGGCAAAAGGACTTTATGGTATTGCGCTGGCAGCGGTTGGAATGCTGTCAACTGCAGGTATGACCATTGCAGTTGACGCTTATGGTCCTATTGCAGATAATGCCGGTGGTATTGCAGAAATGTGCCATCTTCCTAAAGAAGTTAGAAAAATAACTGATAAGCTCGACTCAGTAGGAAATACTACAGCAGCTATAGGTAAAGGCTTTGCCATAGGTTCAGCAGCTCTTACAGCACTTGCTTTATTTGCTTCCTATACGCAAGCTGTTAAGCTTGCATCGATCGACATAACTAAACCAACCGTTATAGCAGGTCTTTTGATAGGCGGGATGCTTCCGTTCCTGTTTGGTGCATTGACCATGGATGCAGTAGGAAAAGCTGCTTTCAAGATGATCGAGGAAGTAAGAAGACAATTCAGGGAAATACCAGGTATCATGGAAGGAACTGCGACCCCTGAATATGCAACCTGTGTAGATATAAGTACAAAGGCGGCACTCAAGGAAATGATAGTTCCAGGGATGCTGGCAGTTGTAGTTCCAATAGCAATTGGTTTGATACTTGGTGCGGAAGCTCTGGGAGGGCTTCTCGCAGGTGCACTTGTTACGGGTGTATTAATGGCGATATTCATGTCCAATGCAGGTGGAGCTTGGGATAATGCCAAGAAGTACATCGAAGAGGGGAATCATGGTGGAAAGGGCAGTGAGGCTCACAAAGCTGCTGTAACCGGCGATACTGTTGGAGATCCGTTCAAGGATACATCAGGACCATCGATGAATATCCTGATAAAACTTATGACTATTGTAGCTCTTGTTTTCGCCCAGGTATTCGTTACCTACGGAGGCAAGCTGTTTTAG
- a CDS encoding D-alanine--D-alanine ligase family protein, producing the protein MKKVGVLFGGRSVEHEVSVITAMQIIENMDKTKYDPIPVYVDKDGRWLTGRSLLSFKSFKENNLKDTKRIMLSGIHGDGNLYLHPEEAGIFGKKVFDKVDIFFPAFHGTNGEDGSVQGLLELLNLPYAGAGVLASAVGMDKIVMKDVYKANDLPVVEFLWFYRSQWISGKSQVIEEIEKKLGYPVFVKPANLGSSIGISKAKNREMLEFAFQIAASYDRKLIIEKAVENPREINCAVLGYDDQVEASLCEEPIGWTDLLSFDDKYIRGDKSEKGEDSKRAIPANIPDDMRKQIENLAKHAFMAIDGRGNARIDFLLAENGSVYVNEINTLPGSLAFYLWEGKGYDFKTLIDKMIEIALITHKEKEKNMYTFDSNLFARTQFGSKTGKM; encoded by the coding sequence GTGAAAAAGGTAGGAGTGCTGTTTGGCGGTAGAAGTGTAGAACACGAGGTTTCTGTGATAACTGCAATGCAGATCATTGAGAATATGGACAAAACCAAATATGATCCAATTCCTGTATACGTAGACAAAGACGGTAGATGGCTAACGGGAAGGAGCCTGCTGAGCTTTAAATCCTTTAAGGAGAACAATTTGAAAGACACAAAGAGGATCATGCTTTCAGGGATCCATGGGGATGGGAACCTATATCTTCATCCTGAAGAAGCAGGGATTTTCGGCAAGAAGGTATTTGATAAGGTGGATATATTTTTCCCAGCTTTCCACGGAACTAACGGTGAGGATGGAAGCGTACAGGGACTTCTTGAGTTGCTGAATCTGCCCTACGCTGGTGCAGGTGTTCTGGCATCGGCAGTAGGGATGGACAAGATTGTAATGAAGGACGTATATAAGGCAAACGATCTTCCTGTTGTAGAATTCCTATGGTTCTATAGATCACAATGGATCTCCGGGAAATCCCAGGTCATAGAGGAAATTGAGAAGAAGCTAGGGTATCCTGTATTCGTAAAACCGGCAAACCTTGGATCAAGTATAGGAATATCAAAGGCTAAAAACAGGGAGATGCTGGAGTTTGCCTTCCAGATTGCCGCAAGCTACGACCGGAAGCTAATAATTGAGAAGGCTGTTGAAAACCCGAGAGAGATAAACTGTGCCGTTCTTGGTTATGATGACCAGGTAGAGGCATCTCTTTGCGAAGAGCCTATAGGCTGGACAGACCTGTTGTCATTTGACGATAAATATATCCGCGGGGACAAATCAGAAAAAGGGGAAGATTCTAAAAGAGCAATTCCTGCCAATATACCGGACGATATGAGAAAGCAAATCGAAAACCTTGCAAAACATGCCTTCATGGCAATCGATGGAAGAGGAAATGCAAGAATTGACTTTCTTTTAGCTGAAAACGGCAGTGTGTATGTAAACGAGATAAACACTCTCCCCGGATCTCTTGCTTTCTATCTATGGGAGGGCAAAGGATACGATTTTAAAACTCTTATCGATAAGATGATAGAAATCGCCCTGATAACCCACAAGGAAAAAGAGAAAAACATGTACACCTTTGATTCAAATCTGTTTGCAAGAACCCAGTTCGGATCAAAAACAGGCAAAATGTAG
- the smpB gene encoding SsrA-binding protein SmpB, with the protein MKKLGTKVIATNRKARHEFFIEDTMEAGIVLTGTEVKSIRQGKVNIKESYASIDDGEVYVNGMHISPYEQGNIYNVDPLRKRKLLLHRREIRKLIGETKQKGFTLVPLSIYLKDGKVKLELALARGKKLYDKRDTIAKKDAERRIAQHSSEKYQ; encoded by the coding sequence ATGAAAAAGCTTGGAACTAAAGTAATTGCAACCAATAGAAAAGCAAGACACGAATTTTTCATAGAGGATACCATGGAGGCAGGCATAGTCCTCACCGGTACTGAAGTAAAATCCATACGTCAGGGCAAGGTCAATATCAAGGAGTCCTATGCTTCCATTGATGACGGCGAGGTATATGTTAACGGGATGCATATAAGTCCATATGAGCAGGGGAATATTTACAATGTAGACCCTTTAAGAAAAAGAAAGCTACTCCTTCATAGAAGGGAAATAAGGAAGCTGATAGGTGAAACGAAGCAAAAGGGGTTTACTCTGGTTCCTCTTTCAATATATCTCAAGGATGGTAAGGTTAAACTGGAGCTTGCTCTGGCAAGAGGAAAAAAGTTATACGACAAACGAGACACTATTGCTAAAAAGGATGCTGAGAGAAGGATAGCACAACATTCCAGCGAGAAGTACCAATAG
- the secG gene encoding preprotein translocase subunit SecG: MSTLFSVLMLVASITMIVSIVMQESKSEGLGAMGGGSADSLFGKSIGTSRQAMLRKVTIASSIVFIISAIALAAF, encoded by the coding sequence ATGTCAACTTTGTTTTCAGTCTTAATGCTGGTAGCCAGCATCACCATGATAGTCAGCATCGTCATGCAGGAAAGCAAGTCAGAGGGCCTTGGAGCCATGGGTGGCGGATCTGCCGATTCATTGTTCGGAAAGAGCATTGGTACCAGCAGACAAGCTATGTTGAGGAAGGTTACTATTGCTTCGTCAATAGTGTTTATAATTTCTGCTATAGCACTGGCAGCATTTTAA
- a CDS encoding metal ABC transporter ATP-binding protein, with translation MNKILEVRDLCVNYRQQEVLKNISFEINEGDYIGLVGANGSGKTTLVKALLGLVEAASGEVVSYSAKGSRGSIGYLPQVAVTGNTLFPAEVHEVIAVGLIGSKSFPKRIGKEDDRKIDDILKRLDIYSLKHKKIGDLSGGQQQRVLLARAMVNNPRLLILDEPTSALDPKVRSDFFMLIGDINKNEGNSILLVSHDIASIRKYAGKIMLLDREIDYFGPAAEFPEYDHIH, from the coding sequence ATGAATAAAATATTAGAAGTCAGGGATCTGTGCGTCAATTACAGGCAACAGGAGGTTTTGAAAAATATTTCCTTTGAGATAAACGAGGGAGATTATATTGGGCTTGTCGGAGCAAATGGATCAGGAAAAACAACACTGGTCAAGGCGCTTCTCGGTTTGGTTGAAGCTGCATCAGGAGAGGTAGTCTCCTATTCAGCCAAGGGGTCCAGGGGAAGCATAGGGTATCTTCCGCAAGTTGCTGTGACTGGGAATACTCTTTTTCCAGCTGAGGTACATGAGGTCATTGCAGTCGGCTTGATCGGTTCAAAAAGCTTTCCTAAAAGGATAGGCAAGGAGGACGACAGGAAAATAGACGATATCCTTAAAAGGCTTGATATATACAGCCTGAAGCATAAAAAAATCGGCGACCTGTCGGGAGGACAGCAGCAGAGAGTTCTACTGGCGAGAGCCATGGTCAACAATCCCAGGCTATTGATATTGGACGAGCCGACAAGTGCTTTGGATCCAAAGGTAAGAAGTGACTTTTTCATGCTGATCGGAGACATCAATAAAAATGAGGGAAATAGTATCCTTCTGGTATCTCATGACATTGCTTCGATCAGAAAATATGCTGGAAAGATTATGCTGCTGGATAGGGAAATCGATTATTTTGGCCCAGCTGCAGAATTTCCGGAATACGACCATATTCATTGA
- the rnr gene encoding ribonuclease R, protein MSMREIIIEFMKQPKYKPMLKEEIAVAFKIDRKDQREFFKSLESMEKEGIILKARNERYGLLNSEYMALGVLEGNEKGFGFVISKDRPGEDVFISAENMNGAMHGDKVVVNILKRRETSRKQEGEIIRILERANETVIGTYEGNGNFGFVIPDNHKLSYDIFIPKAGSMNAKDGQKVIVELTRWPEPRRNPEGNVIEVLGYPWEKGTDILSIVRMFNLPSVFPEDVIKEAQAVPMRIPEDEISRRRDLRQLKLFTIDGADAKDLDDAVSIESLDNGGYRLGVHIADVSHYVKDGSPLDKEALKRGNSVYLLDRVIPMLLHELSNGICSLNPKEDRLAMSVIMDIDKKGKVYAHEIFESVINSKARLIYDDVSDLLEGKTSTEGKLRDVAEELFVMKELMDILRSRRERRGSIDFDFPESYIELDENGKPIDVRKLERRVANRLIEEFMLVCNETVAERFFWAQVPFLYRIHEDPNPEKLADFLRFIHNFGYSVRGKELHPKDFQRLTDEIKGRREEPVISTLLLRTMQKAVYSSEPGKHFGLAAQYYSHFTSPIRRYPDLQIHRIIKETLRGSLSHRRMEHLEGWLPEVAEHTSMTERRAEEAEREVDDLKKAQFMAERIGEEYDGIVSSVTSFGMFVQLENTIEGLVHFSNMEDDFYFFDEGNYMIVGERTKRTYRLGDEVRIKVIGADIGKKNIDFAIASANIDTDD, encoded by the coding sequence ATGTCGATGAGAGAGATAATCATTGAATTTATGAAGCAGCCAAAATATAAGCCAATGCTGAAAGAGGAGATAGCCGTTGCCTTTAAGATCGATAGAAAGGATCAAAGGGAGTTTTTCAAATCGCTGGAAAGCATGGAAAAGGAAGGTATAATACTTAAAGCACGGAACGAAAGATATGGGTTGTTAAATAGCGAATATATGGCACTGGGAGTTTTGGAAGGTAATGAAAAGGGATTCGGTTTTGTAATATCGAAGGACAGACCTGGCGAGGACGTATTTATATCCGCAGAGAACATGAATGGTGCTATGCATGGGGACAAGGTAGTTGTTAACATCCTTAAACGCAGAGAGACGTCAAGAAAGCAGGAAGGTGAGATAATCAGGATCCTTGAAAGGGCTAATGAGACTGTAATCGGTACCTACGAGGGGAATGGGAATTTCGGGTTTGTTATTCCTGACAATCATAAGCTCTCTTATGATATTTTCATCCCAAAAGCCGGATCAATGAATGCAAAGGATGGGCAAAAGGTAATCGTGGAGCTTACAAGATGGCCTGAACCAAGGAGAAATCCCGAAGGGAACGTTATTGAGGTTCTGGGATACCCGTGGGAGAAGGGAACTGACATACTATCCATAGTAAGGATGTTTAATCTGCCGAGTGTTTTCCCTGAAGATGTCATTAAGGAAGCGCAAGCAGTTCCAATGAGGATCCCTGAAGATGAGATTTCACGAAGAAGAGATCTAAGACAACTTAAGCTGTTCACAATAGATGGTGCAGATGCCAAGGACCTTGACGATGCAGTATCCATAGAAAGCCTCGATAATGGAGGATACAGGCTTGGGGTCCACATCGCCGACGTATCGCATTACGTGAAAGATGGCTCACCACTCGACAAGGAAGCCCTTAAAAGGGGAAACTCAGTATATCTTCTCGATAGAGTGATCCCAATGCTGCTCCATGAATTAAGCAATGGTATTTGTTCTCTGAATCCGAAGGAAGACAGACTTGCCATGTCAGTTATTATGGACATAGATAAAAAAGGCAAGGTTTATGCCCATGAAATATTTGAATCAGTAATAAACAGCAAAGCAAGGCTTATTTATGATGATGTCTCCGATTTGCTTGAAGGCAAGACCTCAACTGAGGGGAAATTGAGAGATGTTGCAGAGGAGCTTTTCGTCATGAAGGAGCTTATGGATATATTGAGATCGAGAAGGGAACGAAGAGGAAGCATTGATTTTGACTTCCCTGAAAGCTACATCGAATTGGATGAGAATGGCAAGCCAATAGATGTAAGGAAGCTGGAAAGAAGGGTTGCGAACAGACTTATCGAGGAGTTTATGCTGGTCTGCAATGAGACTGTTGCTGAAAGATTCTTCTGGGCTCAAGTACCATTCCTGTACAGGATACATGAGGATCCAAATCCTGAAAAGTTAGCTGATTTCCTTAGGTTCATCCATAACTTCGGTTATTCAGTAAGGGGTAAGGAGCTTCACCCCAAGGACTTCCAAAGACTTACGGATGAGATAAAAGGGAGGAGAGAGGAGCCCGTAATCTCAACCTTGCTTCTTAGGACGATGCAAAAAGCTGTTTATAGCTCAGAGCCAGGCAAACACTTTGGGCTTGCTGCACAGTATTACTCGCATTTTACTTCTCCAATAAGAAGATATCCTGACCTTCAGATCCACAGGATCATAAAGGAAACTCTGCGGGGAAGCTTAAGCCATAGGAGGATGGAGCACCTTGAAGGCTGGCTTCCGGAGGTTGCTGAACATACATCAATGACAGAAAGAAGGGCTGAGGAGGCCGAGAGAGAGGTCGATGACCTTAAGAAGGCTCAATTTATGGCTGAGAGGATCGGCGAGGAATACGACGGGATTGTGTCCTCTGTGACATCATTTGGGATGTTCGTGCAGCTTGAAAACACGATTGAAGGATTAGTCCACTTCAGTAATATGGAGGATGATTTCTACTTCTTCGATGAGGGAAACTACATGATAGTTGGCGAAAGGACCAAAAGGACTTACAGACTGGGCGACGAGGTAAGGATAAAAGTCATAGGAGCGGATATTGGTAAAAAGAATATTGACTTTGCCATAGCCTCTGCCAATATTGACACAGATGACTAA
- a CDS encoding alpha/beta fold hydrolase, producing MNINIEGIELNYIIEGSGETVLILHGWGASIASVRPIVNILSGTHRVIALDLPGFGSSGTPKEVFGSFHYADILKIFIDRLGIERLSLVGHSFGGKLSIILSARHPDLIDKLVLIDSAGLIPRRTIKYHLKVKGFKLMKLLWRLVFFWQEDPVRMERLRKKFGSDDYQNAQGIMRKILVRVVNENLKPILKDIKAPTLLIWGDKDEATPLYQAKIMEREIKDSGLVIFEGAGHFSYVDEYNRFSLVLKAFFKEGESKMGGTDSGGI from the coding sequence TTGAATATTAATATTGAAGGAATAGAACTGAATTACATTATTGAGGGCTCAGGTGAGACAGTACTCATACTCCATGGCTGGGGTGCAAGCATCGCTTCGGTTAGACCCATTGTCAACATTCTTTCCGGTACGCATAGAGTGATTGCTCTGGACCTGCCGGGATTTGGCAGTTCAGGAACCCCAAAGGAGGTTTTCGGATCCTTCCATTATGCGGATATACTCAAGATATTTATTGACAGGCTTGGGATCGAAAGGTTATCACTCGTAGGACATTCCTTCGGTGGAAAGCTATCGATAATATTATCAGCAAGGCACCCTGATTTGATTGATAAGCTCGTACTGATAGATAGCGCTGGCTTAATACCAAGGAGAACTATAAAGTATCATCTGAAGGTCAAAGGATTCAAGCTGATGAAGCTTTTATGGAGACTGGTTTTCTTTTGGCAGGAAGATCCTGTAAGGATGGAAAGACTCCGCAAAAAGTTTGGATCTGATGATTATCAGAATGCTCAGGGCATAATGAGGAAAATACTTGTTAGGGTAGTTAATGAAAACCTTAAGCCCATATTGAAGGATATAAAGGCTCCCACTCTGCTGATATGGGGAGACAAGGACGAAGCTACTCCGTTATATCAGGCAAAGATTATGGAGAGGGAAATAAAGGACAGCGGTCTCGTGATATTTGAGGGTGCAGGTCACTTCTCGTATGTAGATGAATATAACAGGTTTTCCTTAGTACTCAAAGCCTTTTTCAAAGAGGGCGAGAGTAAGATGGGTGGAACTGACTCTGGAGGAATATGA
- a CDS encoding Fur family transcriptional regulator, translating into MKQDDIVLLLKASSIKVTKQRVGILQLLSEADSPLTAEDIYLTLSGGEKGTANLSTVYRILDAFTQKDILIKTNLNLEGKATYELNHREHRHHIVCTVCNEIIPIKGCPLGDYEIKIRKSTGYEIVGHNLEIRGVCPKCQKAKRE; encoded by the coding sequence ATGAAACAGGACGATATAGTATTACTGTTGAAGGCAAGCAGCATCAAGGTTACAAAGCAACGGGTAGGGATATTACAGCTTCTTTCTGAAGCAGATTCGCCATTGACTGCTGAGGATATATATCTTACACTTTCGGGAGGAGAAAAAGGCACTGCCAACCTGTCAACTGTATATAGAATACTGGATGCCTTTACTCAAAAAGATATCCTTATAAAAACGAATCTCAATCTCGAGGGAAAGGCCACCTATGAGTTGAATCACAGAGAGCACAGACATCACATCGTTTGCACTGTGTGCAATGAGATAATACCGATAAAGGGTTGTCCTCTGGGGGACTATGAAATTAAGATCAGGAAATCCACCGGTTACGAGATAGTAGGCCACAATCTTGAAATAAGAGGAGTGTGTCCGAAGTGTCAAAAAGCAAAAAGGGAATAA
- a CDS encoding metal ABC transporter permease, giving the protein MTDIFELIKEALSYSFMQRAIIVGIFIALSSALLGIFLVLKKYSMIGDGLAHVSFATVAIALFFGTSPLLVSIPIVILSSIFIMQLNEKAGLHGDAAIGLVSSFSVALGVLISSVAGGFNIDLFSYLFGSILAITDSDMYLSIVLAGFVIALVVFFYNDLFAVTHDEEFASVIGIRTKLMNYLIATLASITIVLGIRVVGTMLISSMIVFPTVTALQVSRSFKSTIVISALISVAAVIIGVLASYVLNFPSGATIVMVNALVFIVFFALKPILRS; this is encoded by the coding sequence TTGACCGATATATTTGAATTGATTAAGGAGGCTTTAAGCTATAGCTTCATGCAGCGAGCCATAATAGTTGGGATATTCATAGCACTCAGTAGTGCGCTCCTCGGTATTTTCCTTGTACTTAAGAAATATTCCATGATAGGCGACGGCCTGGCCCACGTGAGCTTCGCTACAGTTGCAATAGCACTATTTTTTGGAACTTCGCCACTATTGGTTTCTATCCCCATTGTAATACTATCATCTATATTCATAATGCAATTGAATGAAAAGGCGGGGCTTCATGGAGATGCTGCAATTGGATTGGTCTCATCCTTTTCCGTAGCCTTAGGTGTCTTGATTTCAAGTGTTGCCGGTGGATTCAACATAGACCTGTTCAGCTATTTGTTTGGGAGCATCTTGGCAATAACGGACTCAGATATGTACTTGTCTATTGTTTTGGCAGGATTTGTGATCGCGCTTGTCGTATTTTTCTACAATGATCTGTTTGCAGTCACGCATGATGAGGAATTTGCCAGCGTAATAGGCATCAGAACAAAGCTCATGAACTACCTTATTGCAACTCTTGCTTCCATAACAATAGTCCTGGGGATAAGAGTAGTAGGTACAATGTTAATCTCAAGCATGATAGTATTCCCAACGGTCACTGCACTTCAGGTTTCAAGGAGTTTCAAATCAACTATAGTGATTTCAGCATTGATATCAGTTGCAGCAGTCATAATAGGGGTACTTGCATCCTACGTTTTAAATTTCCCGTCAGGTGCCACAATAGTAATGGTAAATGCACTGGTTTTCATTGTATTCTTTGCATTAAAGCCTATTCTAAGAAGTTAG
- a CDS encoding UDP-N-acetylmuramoyl-tripeptide--D-alanyl-D-alanine ligase — MELQFILLVVVIGSVFMVAAEKRTKESLHMVQLEGYDAEHYLKWLGSNKKRAYSFSKESQPIKKPLVMTQRATRLFRANLVLSVIIYSIPVILLGSLVDNVIFTAILVLISLGVVYYLQPIILAWSTILMKPVENRINMGFYTSAQNKIRSREDLKVVGITGSFGKTSTKFIVGTILSERFNVLNTPESYNTPMGLSKVINNDLKDEHEVFIAEMGAKVIGEIRELAELAQPKIGILTSIGPVHIETFKNIDNIMKTKYELIEELPTDGVAVFNYDNEHIRKLADKTFKEKLLYGFENTEKLDVYAEDIQVTEEGSTFTLRDREGNSIMCSTKLLGKHNIYNLLAGACAAKILGLSFEEIARGISKVEPVEHRLNLIKAPNGIIIIDDAFNSNPIGTKAALEVLGQFKDGKKIIVTPGMIELGDMEEEANREFGVNIGKVCDYAILVGEKRTRPIFEGLLESNFKLDNIIVVNNLSEATVELGKISKSGDVVLFENDLPDNYSE, encoded by the coding sequence ATGGAATTACAATTTATTTTGTTGGTAGTAGTAATAGGGTCAGTATTCATGGTCGCTGCTGAAAAAAGGACGAAGGAATCGCTTCATATGGTGCAGCTTGAGGGCTATGATGCTGAACATTATCTCAAATGGCTGGGAAGCAATAAAAAAAGAGCATACAGCTTCTCTAAGGAATCACAGCCTATAAAAAAACCACTTGTAATGACTCAGAGAGCAACGAGGCTTTTTAGGGCGAATCTTGTTCTGTCAGTCATTATATATTCCATTCCTGTGATTTTATTGGGATCTTTGGTTGATAATGTTATATTTACTGCTATTTTGGTCTTAATTTCCCTTGGTGTTGTTTATTATCTTCAGCCCATTATTCTGGCTTGGTCCACCATACTTATGAAGCCTGTGGAAAACAGAATAAATATGGGATTTTACACATCTGCTCAGAACAAGATTAGATCAAGGGAAGATCTTAAAGTGGTAGGGATAACAGGAAGCTTTGGTAAAACAAGCACCAAATTCATAGTAGGGACAATACTTTCAGAGCGGTTCAATGTCCTGAACACACCCGAATCCTACAATACCCCAATGGGCTTATCAAAGGTGATCAACAACGACCTGAAGGATGAACATGAGGTTTTCATAGCAGAGATGGGTGCCAAGGTAATTGGAGAGATCAGAGAACTGGCTGAACTTGCGCAGCCAAAGATAGGTATCCTGACATCAATAGGCCCTGTCCATATTGAAACTTTTAAAAACATCGACAATATCATGAAAACCAAATATGAGCTTATAGAAGAGCTTCCAACTGATGGCGTAGCTGTTTTCAACTATGACAATGAACACATCAGGAAGCTTGCTGATAAAACATTTAAGGAGAAGCTCCTCTATGGATTTGAAAACACCGAGAAGCTCGATGTATATGCTGAGGATATCCAGGTTACTGAGGAGGGTTCAACCTTCACGCTGAGGGACAGGGAAGGAAACAGTATAATGTGTTCAACCAAGCTTTTAGGCAAACATAATATATATAATCTGCTCGCAGGTGCCTGTGCTGCAAAAATACTAGGTCTTAGCTTTGAAGAGATAGCGAGGGGCATCTCAAAGGTAGAACCGGTTGAACATAGGCTAAATCTGATAAAAGCCCCTAATGGGATAATAATTATCGACGATGCTTTTAACTCTAATCCGATAGGTACTAAAGCAGCCTTGGAGGTGTTGGGTCAATTCAAGGATGGCAAAAAAATCATTGTCACACCAGGTATGATAGAATTGGGTGATATGGAGGAAGAGGCCAACAGAGAATTTGGAGTAAACATCGGCAAGGTATGTGATTATGCAATTCTTGTCGGCGAGAAGAGAACCAGGCCGATATTTGAGGGGTTGCTGGAAAGCAATTTTAAATTAGACAATATAATTGTCGTAAATAATTTAAGTGAGGCTACAGTTGAGTTAGGAAAAATCTCAAAATCTGGTGACGTCGTTTTGTTTGAAAACGACCTGCCGGATAACTACAGTGAGTAG